The DNA region AGATTTAAGCTGACAACCATTGCTATCTATGATGAGAGATGATGCTGAAGGAGAGCAAATGAGCTCAAGATAAAGATATCACAAGAGTCTACTGTACAATGTCAATTGGAATGAAATAATGCTACAAAGATAAGTCAGGTGCACAACAATTTGTACCTTGTTTTTCATAACATATAACCCAATAAAGTGATTTTGTTCCAATTACATCAGATCATGACAATGGttgtagaaaaaatataaatatgaacAATTTTGTCTCTAACATTATTCAGGTTAAATATTGAACTTCATTAAGATAAAATAAGTACAAGACAGTCTAGGGGACCCGATGGTTTGGCCTTGGGTTAGTTTATCGGCTTGGCTTGCGGCAGCTTTATCTGGTACATTAAGTGAAGACTGGTCGTATTCCCAAATGCATAAGGTCTCCTAATGtatacttaaaatatatatatatatatattattggggCGATTGGTTGTATGCATTACTAGGAAGTTCCAAAGAAAAAGTATACATTATGTTGTAGAAAGAGTCATATATTGTGTGCCTAAGAATAgtgtaataataaaatataaatgttaTGATTGATTAAAAGACTTTTGTTGAGGCTGCCAGTTCTAGGCTTCTACAGAAGTGTTCCATAAAAGAGGTATCTTTGATTGATACTCAAACATCTCCCccaaatttgaagtttgaacaagTCAGTGCTCATCAGCAGTCTTACTAAAGGTAGTTTGATGGGGCTGAAGACAAGGTTTTATTCAAACAATTTTTATATTAGCAAAATAGTGTGGTTGAGTCATCTCAAACGGAGACTAGTAAGTATACTAATGCGCTTTCCTTCACAAAAGCTGTGGGACTTCTTAACTTATATGCAAGATTGCGTAATGAAGCAAGTAGCTGAAATCTGTATAAAGAAGTAAATTGTTAAAAGATACAACAAAAACTTGGAAATTTACTGAAGCGATGTTGTACCTACATAAGAACTATTACATAGACATTAGACACTGTTTATTATGTTGATGAAATATGTAAAAATTTAATGTCACCTTGTAAGTGTCTAATGCTTTTTAAATAGGTGCGGCTACTCTCTATGTTGATTTGACATTTAATAGGTGATTAAGCATGGTGTCTCGTATTAATGCAAGCACAGTGACAGAGGCTCATATTCTAGCAAGATTAATTACTGGCTTTTGTCCTCTGCTAATATGAGGTTAAACCCTTAAAAGGCCACCAAGTGCTTCCTTCTGCAGATTACTGTAAAAAGAGTTATTCTACAaaatacgaaaaaaaaaaataaggaaaagagATGTTGTATATTGAACAAATTAGTTGAATTTAAATGCCAAATAGACAGGTAAATCTGCGTAAAAGAAGCAAGAACATTCCAAATTGTAAGGCTTACACAATTATACCTAATAGATTCAATTTGAATATACTTCCTTAGTTTCACGCAAggaaatatttattcatttaatttttttttctaccaaaaTGGATAGTAGTTAATTTCATCCCATTGATTTGAAGACGATGCTATCATACCATGGTTTAGTGTCAATTCAAACTTACGTAATAGAGAGTAAGTTAAACTTCAAAGGTACCATGACTTCCAATGGCACGTGTTGATAGTGGAAGAAGCCATATAACTAAGGGAAAGTAAAGAATGTATAATGTATATGTACTTGACCTTGCATAGTCATATAATATAGGATTCCATTGTGTCTAAAGTTTGACCAgtttatttaagaaataaagGGGAAGATCCAAAGAGATTTTGTGCCCCTCTCACACGGTCTACCTGGTTCTACAGACCAGTCCACATGTTTCTGCAGGAGGGAAACTACAAGGGAATGAGGTATTAAACATGATCCTCTCTGCTTCATTAGTCTTGTATACAGATTCTGACGTGAAGACTACACCATATTGCCTACTTACTAGTCTTGAGTTTGACCTCCAGCCTCCTGACGAACAGGTTTGATTTTGAAATGTAATTTTACCCAGAGTATGGGTAGTCTGAGAGAGGACTCGTCCTCTATCCTCACTGTGCGAATTtcatgaaaagaaaattattggTTAACATCTAATGTTTATGTAAATTGTACATAATTGTACCCATTTGTATAGTCTACATTGTAAATCTTACATGAACGGTGGAACGTAAAcaaattcttgattttttttgccCCCATCCAAACCAAAGTCTCAAAAAGAACACCTCTATCATCCTAAGCTCATCCAAACCAGATGAATTTGAGCCAGGTGAAGTTAAAAACTGATAACAAAACACTACAGAACTTGCGAACGTTAGATATACTTAACtaatgattatttaaatttaaattaacaaacaaacaaataaattgtagCAAATGAGAGATTTATTCAATAATCATAAATATCACCTTCAAATATATGGTATCTAGCAACATCAAATAAATTGAGTGACAAACAAGTTACAGATTGAGAAGTACTGGCGACTGCCAGGCAGGAGTTCAAAGCTGCTACAACAATTTGGAAAACTAGAAAATTTAATCACTACGGGAAGGAACTTATTATAGAACTGAGATTACCTCATTCTTCAtgcgaaaaaaataaaagttcttGTCAATTGTCACCGTGGCCCTGATAGAACTGAATCCAATAAAGTAGTGGCACCACCAACATTTACTTCTGGATGCATGACTATTGCTCTTGTGTTTGGAATAGGTGGATTGCAGAAGTTATAATCAATGTTCTCTTCAACATCCATGACACCCTCCAAGACCTTAACAACCATTGACATGGAAGGCCTCtttgaataatcactttgcaaaCACCAAGCAGCAACCCTCATCATATCCACAACTTCTGCTCCATGTAATTGCATATCTTCACAGTACTTATCAACCAGGTCCAACAACTGCTTCTTCTGTAACTTTTCCATGAAAAGTCCTTGCAAATGCATTGCTTCCTCAGGCTGAGAACGATCAAAATGTCTTCGTCCACACAACATTTCCAACAACACTACTCCAAAGCTATACACATCTACTTTCTCTGTAATTACTAAGCTCAACCATTCTGGAGCCAAATAGCCAGGAGTTCCTCTCATGATTGTTACAACTTGACTCTGGTCACGATCAATCAATTTAGACAAACCAAAATCAGCAACTTTTGCATTAAAATTCTCATCAAGGAGAATATTTTCAGGTTTTACATCTAAATGAGCAATCTTTTTATTGCAATCTTCATGGAGATAGGTGAGTCCCTTTGCTATGTCAAGAATGATCTTCTTCCTCCTATGCCAATCCAAATTAAATTCAAGGGTTTTATGGAAAATCCATTTATCCAATGACCCATTAGACAAGTACTCATAAACAAGAAGCCTATGAGATCTTTCAGCACAAAATCCAATCAATCTTACCAAGTTGAAATGATGAATACTGCCAATTGTCTCGACCTCAGCTAAAAATGAATTCTTGATTTGATTAATATCATTAAGATGCTTCACAGCAACTTTAGTGCCGCCAATTAGAGTCCCTTCATAAACTGTGCCAAACCCACCTCCACCGAGCTTATTATTGAAATTCTTTGTCATGGCTTGCAAATCCTCAAAAGAATATCTTGTGGGCATTCCTGGTACATGATCTAAATAATACTCCTCAGCTTCGTCAGAATCATTATTCTTCCTAAACAAGAGAACTAAGATTCCAATTAAAAGAAACAGACCAAACAAAGATGCAAGGCTGGATCCCAATATTATTACAAACcgatttcttttctctctccctgaGGAAGGAATTGCCCTTGGGAGATTCTGCACTTTGATGTATATGGAAGCGGCAGTAATATATTCACCCTCGTTTCTGTCACGGCTCTTCAGTGATAAATTTCCCGATAGTATATAACAATCCCCTCTAAAGGAACTCCAACTGAAGTATTGTAAAGAAGCAGCTTGGCATGAACAATTTATTAAGCATGCCTGCTTACAATCTTCTAAGTGTGTATTTCGGAGCACGGTTCTAGAACTAAAGTAAGTGACATTCTGgacctctaaaaaaaattgattttgggtAGCCTCACAAGACAAGGGAGTAACTAGGGAGCACCCACGGTCAGGCAGACTGCCATTGGTTAGCTTGAAATAGGTTGTCTCATTTATTGATTCAGGAACAGGGCAACTACACTGGGAATTTGCCGCATATCTTCTACAAATACCGTAAGGGCCACATGCCACTGGGTAATCGCAGTAATCAATAGAACCTTCGAGAAAATCAACTTCCACCCATTTTGAACTCTCTCCTTCCCACGCATACCCTCTCAAATGTCCATCAGCCCCTAATCTGGCATACTGCAATGTACTGTCAGGATCTAAAAATCGAGAGATACCTAATATTCCAAGATTAAATTCCAATAAATATTCCGTGTCAAAGTCAAAACTAATATCAATAGATGCACTTGAGTAATAGGTTATTGGAGGATTAGAATCGAAGGAAAATAACATCTCTTCAGCATTGACAGAGAGTGAAAATAATCCTCCTTCACTAGTGAGACTCTGCCCTGCGCCCAAAGTTTGCCAAAAAACCAGTGAGTCGGTTGGGTGATCAAAAGACTGCCAACTTGCTTCGTCATTTTCATCCAAGAGTGTGAGGTTGCCTGCGTCAGTCATGTTTATGCCAGCTACAGATTTGCTGCTGCTGTTTCTTGACCAAGCTATAGTTCCGTCAGCATCCTGCAATACCAACCCTCTTTCTGAACTGAGCTGCAAAGTCGCGTTAATGCTGACTGGATTCTTTTGGTTAGCAGACCATACAACCTGCGGACCAACATCCTCTCGAACCTTGCCCATGTCAACTCTGTCAATATAcagaaaaaaaatggcaaagaGATAGTCCTTGCAGGTTTGATTACAGAAGAAGCCACAAGCAAATACTAGGCCAGAGGATCCACTGGTAAGGATGATTCTTACTGTTGATCCGTCTCTGAACTTGACAGAATCGGGAGCAGAGAGACTGTTGGTCCATGAAGTAGAGGGGCTTGCTTTAAGATAACCTTTAGGCAGAGCTGTCACTAAGTTGGGAAAAGGTACTAGAAAAAGAACAAGGTAAAGAAGAAAACCACACCAAACCCAGCTTATACCCATTGTCTGTAACACTAACACACGGTGCTAGAAGAAAGGTAAAGTAGATAAAGAAATGGGGAGGGGATGACTCTCATACTCCAGATGTGGACGTGTGTGGGTTGTTGCTGATGTACGGGCTAAGTTTCACATCGATATCATGTTGATATTAaggttttttctctttctttttctttttcattttctttttctctttttttcattatttcgTAACGACCATGCtagcaatatttttacaaaaaattataaataaataattattattggtgataatttaaacttacgactaaaattatttttttacctcaCTAATAACAATTCGTAACAACTTATTATTTAACatcttttttgaaaagattGTTATTTAACATTTCTCATCActttaataataaatactaaCTTACACCATACAcgcattttttaaacttaaatcatgatttcaattaaaaaaaaacattagatagtacttcatttttttctgattaaatatattttttcatactTTCATTTATCTCCACTATTTCACAAGTAAGGTTAgagaggggaaaaagaaaataggttTGACATATAGATGTACAAAACACAATCATTGTAAGAGCATTTCCATTGGCAATTGTAAATGGTATATGTAGGgaaaatttagcataaaagcacaAAAAGAGTTCAACAGCTAGACTTGTAAAATCttacaattacaattttttttgcaattgtgctaTAGTGCCATCCTAATTGTAGGATGGCACTCTAGCactttagtaaaaattataatatattttaattgataaagtagaaGAGAGATggggaagaagaaagagagagttgtattggaatatattatattattttagtggataatatatattattttaatgagtaaaataggaaaataaaagttaggatgTTGGTTGTGttataaaatggtatggtataattgataaagtgattttttgaaatggtaaaatagaattgGATAGCATTTCCCATTATGAATGctcttaacaatatatatatatatatatatatatatatatatatatatatatatgaagtaaAGAAAGATTTGAGTTAACGACGTTTTGTGTCAAGAAACTTAGAAAGGATCAAGTCAAccttaaaagtttaaaaagataCTGAAGAGGGTAAAAAGATTGATGACGGATACATTTGAACAAGCATGACGACATTGAACCGATTGGCCGATAGTGGACAGGTCCAAGGTGCACAaacacacagtggacggatctaAGGGCCACGTAGCATTCATCTGTTTTGATTAACCTCTAGGGACTCCTAAATGGAAATAACTTGTGTCTCACGATTAACTTTAAGAATCCCAATATAAGAAGAATTCTAACTAGGAAAAGATTTTGTAATATACGCTCATTAATAATGATCTTCCCTATAAGGAAATGCCTTCGCGCGCAAGAAACGAAGGTCGATTCTACATCACTATAAAAACTCAAGGACCCTCAGAAaacaaggtacg from Castanea sativa cultivar Marrone di Chiusa Pesio chromosome 6, ASM4071231v1 includes:
- the LOC142638854 gene encoding G-type lectin S-receptor-like serine/threonine-protein kinase SD2-5; protein product: MGISWVWCGFLLYLVLFLVPFPNLVTALPKGYLKASPSTSWTNSLSAPDSVKFRDGSTVRIILTSGSSGLVFACGFFCNQTCKDYLFAIFFLYIDRVDMGKVREDVGPQVVWSANQKNPVSINATLQLSSERGLVLQDADGTIAWSRNSSSKSVAGINMTDAGNLTLLDENDEASWQSFDHPTDSLVFWQTLGAGQSLTSEGGLFSLSVNAEEMLFSFDSNPPITYYSSASIDISFDFDTEYLLEFNLGILGISRFLDPDSTLQYARLGADGHLRGYAWEGESSKWVEVDFLEGSIDYCDYPVACGPYGICRRYAANSQCSCPVPESINETTYFKLTNGSLPDRGCSLVTPLSCEATQNQFFLEVQNVTYFSSRTVLRNTHLEDCKQACLINCSCQAASLQYFSWSSFRGDCYILSGNLSLKSRDRNEGEYITAASIYIKVQNLPRAIPSSGREKRNRFVIILGSSLASLFGLFLLIGILVLLFRKNNDSDEAEEYYLDHVPGMPTRYSFEDLQAMTKNFNNKLGGGGFGTVYEGTLIGGTKVAVKHLNDINQIKNSFLAEVETIGSIHHFNLVRLIGFCAERSHRLLVYEYLSNGSLDKWIFHKTLEFNLDWHRRKKIILDIAKGLTYLHEDCNKKIAHLDVKPENILLDENFNAKVADFGLSKLIDRDQSQVVTIMRGTPGYLAPEWLSLVITEKVDVYSFGVVLLEMLCGRRHFDRSQPEEAMHLQGLFMEKLQKKQLLDLVDKYCEDMQLHGAEVVDMMRVAAWCLQSDYSKRPSMSMVVKVLEGVMDVEENIDYNFCNPPIPNTRAIVMHPEVNVGGATTLLDSVLSGPR